The Sebastes fasciatus isolate fSebFas1 chromosome 13, fSebFas1.pri, whole genome shotgun sequence genome includes a region encoding these proteins:
- the LOC141779929 gene encoding general transcription factor II-I repeat domain-containing protein 2-like: MAKRKVDFENRGFQGRWEAEYMFADIKGKAVCLVCGDGVAVMKEYNVRRHYEAKHHDRYKHLDMKQRLQKVEELKRSLVSQQAMFTNAKSQSEAAVKASFIVATEVAKSARPFTEGEFVKNCMMKVCDVVCPDKRQAFSNVSLSRNTVADRVRELATNLQQQLVGKGKDFIAYSLAVDESSDTSDTAQLSIFIRGVDSSLCVTEELLGLRSMHGTTTGKDLFEEVSRCVNEMGLPWDKLVGLTTDGAPAMCGQKNGLVGRVREKMREENGAGELTAYHCIIHQESLCGKALKMEHVMSTITRAVNFIRARGLNHRQFKSFLEELGSEYGDLPYHTEVRWLSQGKVLKRCFELHEEICQFMESKGRDTTELRDKKLRCEVAFLCDITSHLNALNLQLQGRGHVIRDVRYSESF; this comes from the coding sequence ATGGCTAAACGAAAGGTGGACTTTGAAAACAGAGGTTTTCAAGGCAGGTGGGAGGCAGAGTATATGTTCGCGGATATAAAGGGCAAAGCTGTTTGTCTTGTGTGCGGAGACGGTGTGGCTGTAATGAAAGAATACAACGTAAGAAGACACTATGAAGCGAAACACCACGACAGGTACAAGCATCTGGACATGAAACAGAGGCTCCAGAAGGTAGAAGAGTTGAAAAGAAGTCTGGTGTCACAGCAGGCTATGTTCACAAACGCCAAATCACAAAGTGAGGCTGCTGTAAAGGCTAGTTTTATTGTGGCAACAGAGGTCGCTAAATCAGCCCGGCCCTTTACCGAGGGAGAATTTGTCAAAAACTGCATGATGAAAGTTTGCGACGTCGTGTGCCCAGATAAAAGGCAAGCATTTTCAAATGTGAGCCTGAGCAGAAACACCGTTGCTGATCGTGTACGTGAGCTTGCCACCAATCTACAACAACAGCTGGTGGGAAAGGGAAAAGATTTCATCGCATACTCCCTTGCTGTGGATGAGAGCAGCGACACTTCTGATACTGCCCAGCTGTCAATTTTCATCCGTGGAGTGGACTCAAGTCTGTGCGTAACAGAGGAACTTCTGGGATTAAGATCAATGCATGGCACAACTACGGGAAAAGATCTCTTTGAAGAGGTATCCAGATGTGTAAATGAAATGGGGCTGCCTTGGGATAAACTTGTGGGACTGACGACAGATGGAGCGCCCGCGATGTGCGGTCAAAAGAATGGATTGGTGGGCAGGGTCCGGGAGAAGATGCGGGAGGAAAACGGCGCAGGTGAGCTGACAGCTTATCACTGCATCATACACCAGGAATCGTTGTGTGGCAAAGCCTTGAAAATGGAACATGTAATGAGCACCATAACACGAGCAGTTAACTTCATAAGAGCCAGAGGTTTAAATCACCGCCAGTTCAAGTCTTTTCTGGAGGAATTGGGTTCAGAATATGGTGACTTGCCCTATCACACAGAGGTGCGATGGCTAAGCCAAGGAAAAGTGCTGAAAAGATGTTTCGAGTTGCATGAGGAGATCTGTCAGTTCATGGAAAGCAAAGGGAGAGACACAACAGAGCTCCGGGATAAAAAGTTGCGGTGTGAAGTGGCGTTTCTGTGTGACATCACGAGCCATCTCAATGCGCTCAACCTGCAGCTTCAGGGGCGCGGCCATGTGATCAGAGATGTACGCTACAGTGAGAGCTTTTAA